A genomic window from Streptomyces broussonetiae includes:
- a CDS encoding acyl-CoA dehydrogenase family protein gives MHLAPTQRRRRLRAEPCARVRTVPPGRGEPVGRRAVVRRTGPEVRRTAAICCDDVNVPAVRALDPVNPWRRTDGPWVRPRVVGAHARPTVKCLLSRCPVADAGGGGAVPGEADGGKAAGTKAAVATYRMCQEIAGEAGRARSGSPAVLGGGGPERLNRTAQTNTFGGGVSEVQRETVATTRLGCARTACTERAQRGPA, from the coding sequence GTGCACCTCGCCCCCACGCAGCGGCGGCGACGCCTGCGTGCCGAACCGTGCGCCCGTGTCCGGACCGTGCCGCCCGGGCGCGGCGAACCGGTCGGCCGCCGGGCCGTTGTGCGGCGCACCGGACCCGAGGTGCGGAGGACGGCGGCCATCTGCTGCGACGACGTCAACGTTCCTGCCGTCCGTGCACTCGATCCGGTGAATCCGTGGCGCCGGACCGATGGGCCGTGGGTGCGTCCGAGAGTGGTCGGCGCGCATGCCCGGCCGACGGTGAAATGCCTGCTCAGCCGGTGTCCGGTGGCTGATGCGGGCGGGGGCGGGGCGGTGCCCGGCGAGGCGGACGGCGGGAAGGCCGCGGGAACGAAAGCGGCTGTCGCGACGTATCGCATGTGTCAGGAGATCGCGGGCGAGGCGGGTCGGGCCCGCTCCGGCTCCCCGGCGGTGCTCGGGGGCGGGGGGCCGGAGCGGCTGAACAGGACGGCACAGACCAACACGTTCGGGGGCGGGGTGAGCGAGGTGCAGCGGGAGACCGTCGCGACGACGCGGCTCGGGTGCGCGAGGACGGCGTGCACGGAGCGGGCGCAGAGGGGGCCGGCATGA
- the pdxR gene encoding MocR-like pyridoxine biosynthesis transcription factor PdxR: MDDVWSGAGVDLHLGPDAGDGRRIGLERALRDAIRDGRLTPGTRLPATRRLAADLGVSRGTAKAAYDQLVAEGYLTARQGSGTRVAALPPPAAEPPQAPAHARAPRFDLRPGSPDVGAFPAAAWLRALRRAIATAPSLAYDYGDPRGRVELRTALSGYLGRARGVIAPPERIVITSGYVQGLALLTRVLDGATVAMEDPGLPFHREVVRHNGGTVRPVPVDAHGVRPEALGEAAAVVVTPAHQYPTGVTLHPERRRALGGWARAHGGLIIEDDYDGEFRYDRQPLGALQGMAPGQVVYLGTASKTLGPGLRLGWMVLPPHLVDAVADAKLHSDHHTETIGQLALAELIDSHAYDRHVRACRLRYRRRRDQLLDRLGTNRTVRGIAAGLHALVDVPDEAEALARAETVGLALSTLGDHWHNPGADLPQGLVVGYGTPRERTYPQALEALAKVLDG; this comes from the coding sequence GTGGACGACGTGTGGTCCGGTGCGGGTGTGGATCTGCATCTCGGGCCCGATGCGGGGGACGGCCGCCGGATCGGGCTGGAGCGGGCGCTCAGGGACGCCATCCGGGACGGGCGGCTCACCCCCGGGACCCGGCTGCCGGCCACCCGGCGCCTCGCGGCCGACCTCGGTGTCTCCAGGGGCACGGCGAAGGCGGCGTACGACCAGCTGGTGGCGGAGGGCTACCTGACGGCCCGGCAGGGCTCGGGCACCCGTGTCGCCGCGCTGCCCCCGCCGGCCGCCGAGCCGCCGCAGGCGCCCGCACACGCGCGTGCGCCGCGTTTCGACCTGCGCCCCGGCAGCCCTGACGTCGGCGCGTTCCCGGCCGCGGCCTGGCTGCGCGCCCTGCGCCGCGCCATCGCGACGGCACCCTCCCTGGCGTACGACTACGGCGACCCGCGCGGTCGCGTCGAACTGCGCACGGCCCTGTCCGGCTACCTGGGCCGGGCCCGCGGGGTCATCGCGCCCCCGGAGCGCATCGTCATCACCTCCGGGTACGTCCAGGGGCTCGCGCTCCTCACGCGCGTGCTGGACGGCGCCACCGTCGCCATGGAGGATCCCGGGCTGCCGTTCCACCGGGAGGTGGTGCGGCACAACGGCGGGACGGTGCGGCCGGTTCCGGTCGACGCGCACGGGGTGCGCCCCGAGGCGCTGGGCGAGGCGGCCGCGGTGGTGGTCACGCCGGCGCACCAGTACCCGACGGGTGTGACCCTGCACCCCGAGCGGCGCCGGGCGCTCGGCGGCTGGGCACGCGCGCACGGGGGCCTGATCATCGAGGACGACTACGACGGCGAGTTCCGTTACGACCGCCAGCCGTTGGGCGCGCTCCAGGGCATGGCACCGGGCCAGGTGGTCTACCTGGGCACCGCCTCCAAGACGCTCGGTCCGGGGCTGCGCCTCGGCTGGATGGTGCTCCCGCCGCACCTGGTCGACGCGGTCGCCGACGCCAAGCTGCACAGCGACCACCACACCGAGACCATCGGTCAACTCGCGCTCGCCGAACTGATCGACAGCCACGCCTACGACCGTCACGTACGCGCGTGCCGCCTGCGTTACCGGCGCCGCCGCGACCAGTTGCTGGACCGGCTGGGCACGAACCGCACCGTGCGCGGGATCGCCGCCGGACTGCACGCCCTGGTCGACGTGCCCGACGAGGCCGAGGCACTGGCCCGCGCGGAGACCGTGGGCCTGGCCCTGAGCACCCTGGGCGACCACTGGCACAACCCCGGCGCGGACCTCCCCCAGGGCCTGGTCGTGGGCTACGGCACGCCACGCGAGCGGACCTATCCGCAGGCCCTGGAGGCACTGGCGAAGGTGCTGGACGGCTGA
- a CDS encoding PP2C family protein-serine/threonine phosphatase, which yields MNAPHPPKVAGIDPTVPTPAHTVAPVPPAPGATSSPDAAPVPAPAAPAPGALLQDRLAGWVSDLTTLHELTEHLSRTNALDPALHELLRAGAALVGARRGLVVLEPADGLGPRVTLGLGLGHADLGHIETVPRGALPYDTGAAAEIAHPDLLAEDGLDPRHREVAARLGYAASYALPLASDSAGRLGAAVWLYDEPAEPDERRRHLAGLYVRHATEHLARLLEVERTRARVATITEELLPSRLPRVPGVQLAARHRTGPHGGGDWYDALPLPDAALGLSVGSVTGCGPSAVAAMGRLRASLRAYAVMEGEDPVAVLSDLELLLRLTEPARSATALFAYCEPALRKITLAGAGHSPPLLIGERRTEFAETSVSAPLGMLACWEAPSVEIQAEAGDTVLLYTDGLLHRTGDPMDRAFARLHTAAASIPRALRHDPGAVADHILRTVLPDGPDMGVPPGRGHARPGEDGEEDVVLLAARFD from the coding sequence ATGAACGCCCCGCACCCTCCGAAAGTGGCTGGAATCGATCCAACGGTTCCGACGCCCGCACACACTGTCGCGCCCGTACCCCCCGCCCCCGGCGCCACGTCCTCCCCCGACGCCGCTCCCGTGCCCGCACCGGCCGCCCCCGCGCCCGGTGCCCTCCTCCAGGACCGGCTGGCCGGCTGGGTCTCGGACCTGACGACCCTCCACGAACTCACCGAACACCTCTCCCGCACGAACGCGCTGGATCCCGCCCTGCACGAGCTGCTGCGCGCCGGAGCCGCCCTGGTCGGCGCCCGTCGCGGCCTCGTCGTCCTGGAGCCCGCCGACGGACTCGGCCCCCGTGTCACCCTCGGCCTCGGCCTCGGCCACGCCGACCTCGGCCACATCGAGACCGTCCCGCGCGGCGCCCTGCCCTACGACACCGGTGCCGCCGCCGAGATCGCCCACCCCGACCTGCTCGCCGAGGACGGCCTCGACCCCCGCCACCGCGAGGTCGCCGCACGGCTCGGCTACGCCGCCAGCTACGCCCTGCCCCTCGCCTCCGACTCCGCCGGCCGCCTCGGCGCCGCGGTCTGGCTCTACGACGAACCGGCCGAGCCCGACGAGCGCCGGCGCCATCTGGCCGGCCTCTACGTCCGGCACGCCACCGAGCACCTGGCCCGGCTGCTGGAGGTGGAACGCACACGCGCGCGCGTGGCGACCATCACCGAGGAACTGCTGCCCTCCCGGCTGCCCCGCGTGCCCGGCGTCCAGCTCGCCGCCCGGCACCGCACCGGCCCGCACGGCGGCGGCGACTGGTACGACGCGCTGCCGCTGCCCGACGCCGCCCTCGGCCTGTCCGTCGGCTCGGTCACCGGCTGCGGCCCGAGCGCGGTGGCCGCCATGGGCCGCCTGCGCGCCTCTTTGCGGGCCTACGCCGTGATGGAGGGCGAGGACCCGGTCGCCGTCCTGTCCGACCTGGAGCTGCTGCTGCGGCTGACCGAGCCCGCCCGCTCGGCCACCGCCCTGTTCGCCTACTGCGAGCCCGCCCTGCGCAAGATCACCCTGGCCGGCGCCGGACACAGCCCGCCGCTGCTGATCGGCGAGCGGCGCACCGAGTTCGCCGAGACCTCCGTCTCCGCGCCGCTCGGCATGCTCGCCTGCTGGGAGGCGCCGAGCGTGGAGATCCAGGCCGAGGCCGGCGACACGGTCCTGCTCTACACCGACGGCCTGCTGCACCGTACCGGCGACCCCATGGACCGCGCCTTCGCCCGGCTGCACACGGCCGCCGCGAGCATCCCGCGCGCGCTGCGCCACGACCCCGGCGCCGTCGCCGACCACATCCTGCGCACCGTCCTGCCGGACGGCCCGGACATGGGCGTTCCGCCCGGTCGGGGACATGCGAGGCCGGGGGAGGACGGCGAGGAGGACGTGGTCCTGCTCGCGGCCCGCTTCGACTGA
- a CDS encoding ATP-binding protein: MRHRKGIGRFPVKVQGASTPWRGAKEVSGVALVVAQEVPTSSSMAVPHGPAGVGKARHRMRAQLRSGGVSESVIDDAVLILSELLSNACKHGRPLGGSLAGDGDVRAAWQVDLRGRLIVEVTDGGGPTRPAPATPSVTAHGGRGLNIITALADDWGVRDDARGEVTVWVVVHEDVHDPDAGCRREGFATRVTAPALADMSMAGLDFADSFEDLD; the protein is encoded by the coding sequence ATGCGTCACCGGAAGGGGATTGGCCGGTTTCCGGTAAAGGTCCAGGGGGCATCCACACCGTGGCGTGGGGCAAAGGAGGTCTCGGGGGTGGCGTTGGTGGTGGCACAGGAGGTGCCCACGTCGTCGAGCATGGCCGTACCCCATGGCCCTGCGGGCGTGGGGAAGGCGAGGCACCGGATGCGCGCGCAGCTGCGCAGCGGTGGCGTCTCGGAATCGGTCATCGACGATGCCGTACTGATCCTTTCGGAACTGCTGAGCAATGCCTGCAAGCACGGGCGGCCCCTGGGCGGCTCACTCGCCGGTGACGGCGATGTGCGGGCCGCATGGCAGGTCGACCTGCGGGGGCGGCTCATCGTCGAGGTGACGGACGGCGGCGGTCCGACCCGCCCGGCGCCGGCCACTCCGTCGGTGACCGCGCACGGCGGCCGCGGGCTCAACATCATCACGGCCCTCGCCGACGACTGGGGCGTCCGGGACGACGCCCGGGGCGAGGTGACGGTCTGGGTGGTGGTCCACGAGGACGTCCACGATCCCGATGCCGGGTGCCGCCGCGAGGGCTTCGCTACGCGCGTCACGGCCCCCGCGCTCGCCGACATGAGCATGGCCGGCCTGGACTTCGCGGACTCCTTCGAGGACCTGGACTGA
- a CDS encoding bifunctional DNA primase/polymerase, which yields MREILGRRRRLLSRRNDGRPELISAALTFATEWQWPVLPGVAPDPQGRARCGCPDPECTVPGAHPFDPGLLAATTDARMVRWWWTNRPSAPIVLATGGRAPCAVSLPAPAASHALALLDRRGMRLGPVVASPTRWALLVKPYSMEQLGELLYAKDFVPGSLRFHGEGGYLALPPSETGQGGVRWERAPLPGSAVPWVPDVEAVVDAVVDALTRTGVSAPEL from the coding sequence ATGCGCGAGATCCTCGGAAGGCGACGCAGGCTCCTGTCCAGGCGGAACGACGGGAGGCCTGAGCTGATCAGCGCGGCCCTGACCTTCGCGACCGAATGGCAGTGGCCGGTACTCCCGGGTGTGGCCCCGGACCCGCAGGGTCGGGCCCGCTGCGGCTGCCCCGACCCGGAGTGCACGGTGCCCGGAGCACATCCCTTCGACCCCGGCCTGCTCGCGGCCACCACCGACGCACGCATGGTCCGCTGGTGGTGGACCAACCGGCCGAGCGCGCCGATCGTCCTCGCCACCGGAGGCAGGGCCCCCTGCGCGGTCAGCCTGCCGGCGCCGGCCGCCTCCCACGCCCTGGCCCTGCTCGACCGCCGGGGCATGCGCCTCGGCCCGGTGGTCGCCTCGCCGACCCGCTGGGCGCTGCTCGTCAAGCCGTACTCCATGGAGCAGTTGGGCGAGCTGCTCTACGCCAAGGACTTCGTGCCGGGCTCGCTGCGTTTCCACGGGGAGGGGGGCTATCTCGCCCTGCCCCCGTCCGAGACCGGTCAGGGGGGCGTCCGCTGGGAGCGGGCACCGCTGCCGGGCTCGGCCGTGCCCTGGGTGCCCGATGTGGAGGCCGTCGTGGACGCCGTGGTCGACGCCCTCACTCGTACGGGTGTGAGCGCGCCCGAGTTGTAG
- a CDS encoding S1C family serine protease, whose product MSTENEGNEVPPAPSAPPVPVGSPAASPQGPAPEGNTPTAPLPPVPEDAPAAGTPAGAAGAPHPSGQAPDASWPPPPPVTAPHGEGQAYGEGPAYGAGAAGAAGGAGGFGAGAGGAAWGASYQQPAPKPRGRGGLVAAVLVAALVAGGLGGGLGYTLAKDHDDSGSTTVSASDGSAAQVKRAPGTIANVAAKSLPSTVTIEAEGTNGDGGTGTGFVFDTQGHILTNNHVVADALNGGKLTATFPNGRKYDAEVVGHAQGYDVAVVKLKNPPSDLKPLALGDSDKVAVGDETIAIGAPFGLSNTVTTGIISAKNRPVASSDGSSSSKASYMSALQTDASINPGNSGGPLLDASGAVIGINSAIQSTSGGGGGFGGSSQSGSIGLGFAIPIDQAKYVAQQLIKNGKPVYARIGASVSLEDSSNGAKITEQGTAGSAAVEAGGPADKAGLKPGDVITKLDDMVIDSGPTLIGEIWTHKPGDKVTITYKRGGQEHTVDLTLGSRVGDS is encoded by the coding sequence GTGAGCACCGAGAACGAGGGCAACGAGGTACCCCCGGCCCCGTCCGCACCCCCCGTGCCGGTGGGCTCTCCCGCAGCTTCCCCGCAGGGCCCTGCGCCCGAGGGGAACACACCGACCGCTCCCCTTCCGCCGGTCCCCGAGGACGCTCCCGCCGCCGGGACGCCCGCGGGCGCGGCCGGCGCCCCGCACCCCTCCGGCCAGGCTCCCGACGCCTCCTGGCCGCCCCCGCCCCCGGTCACCGCACCGCACGGCGAGGGCCAGGCCTACGGCGAGGGTCCGGCCTACGGCGCAGGCGCTGCGGGTGCCGCGGGCGGTGCCGGTGGCTTCGGCGCTGGTGCCGGCGGTGCGGCGTGGGGAGCGTCGTACCAGCAGCCCGCGCCCAAGCCGCGCGGGCGCGGCGGGCTGGTCGCGGCCGTCCTGGTGGCCGCGCTGGTCGCCGGCGGCCTGGGCGGCGGCCTCGGCTACACCCTGGCCAAGGACCACGACGACAGCGGCTCCACGACCGTCTCCGCCTCGGACGGCAGTGCCGCCCAGGTCAAGCGCGCGCCCGGCACCATTGCCAACGTGGCCGCCAAGTCGCTGCCGAGCACGGTCACCATAGAGGCCGAGGGCACCAACGGAGACGGCGGCACCGGCACCGGGTTCGTCTTCGACACCCAGGGCCACATCCTCACCAACAACCATGTGGTGGCGGACGCGCTCAACGGCGGCAAGCTGACCGCTACGTTCCCGAACGGCAGGAAGTACGACGCCGAGGTCGTCGGCCACGCCCAGGGCTACGACGTGGCGGTCGTCAAGCTCAAGAACCCGCCGTCGGACCTCAAGCCCCTCGCGCTCGGCGACTCCGACAAGGTGGCCGTCGGCGACGAGACGATCGCCATCGGCGCGCCCTTCGGCCTGTCCAACACGGTGACGACCGGCATCATCAGCGCCAAGAACCGCCCGGTGGCCTCCAGCGACGGCAGTTCCTCCAGCAAGGCCTCGTACATGAGCGCCCTGCAGACCGACGCCTCGATCAACCCGGGCAACTCCGGCGGCCCGCTGCTGGACGCCTCCGGCGCGGTCATCGGCATCAACTCGGCGATCCAGTCGACCAGCGGCGGCGGTGGTGGCTTCGGCGGCTCCAGCCAGTCCGGCTCGATCGGCCTGGGCTTCGCCATCCCGATCGACCAGGCCAAGTACGTCGCCCAGCAGCTGATCAAGAACGGCAAGCCGGTGTACGCCAGGATCGGCGCGTCCGTCTCGCTGGAGGACTCCAGCAACGGCGCGAAGATCACCGAGCAGGGTACGGCGGGCTCTGCCGCGGTCGAGGCGGGCGGCCCCGCCGACAAGGCGGGCCTCAAGCCCGGGGACGTGATCACCAAGCTGGACGACATGGTGATCGACAGCGGCCCGACCCTGATCGGCGAGATCTGGACCCACAAGCCCGGCGACAAGGTGACGATCACCTACAAGCGGGGTGGCCAGGAGCACACGGTGGACCTGACCCTGGGCTCCCGGGTGGGCGACAGCTGA
- a CDS encoding aminopeptidase P family protein, with translation MADELNPAVPDAATAAGPETESEEPIKQRKNGLYPGVSDELAENMQSGWADTELRDLKPIAQAAETARRRAALSARFPGERLVVPAGNLKTRSNDTEYSFRSSVEYAYLTGNQTEDSVLVLEPTPDGHQETIYLLPRSNRENGEFWLSGQGELWVGRRHSLTESEALYGIPAADVRELAEKLKEATGPVRVVRGHDAGIEAALTDKVTAERDEELRVFLSEARLVKDDFEIGELQKAVDSTVRGFEDVVKVLDKAEATSERYIEGTFFLRARVEGNDIGYGSICAAGPHACTLHWVRNDGPVRSGDLLLLDAGVETHTLYTADVTRTLPINGTYSEIQKKIYDAVYEAQEAGIAAVKPGAKYRDFHDAAQRVLAAKLVEWGLVEGPVERVLELGLQRRWTLHGTGHMLGMDVHDCAAARTETYVDGTLEPGMVLTVEPGLYFQADDLTVPREYRGIGVRIEDDILVTGDGNRNLSAGLPRRSDEVEAWMAALKG, from the coding sequence GTGGCCGACGAACTCAACCCGGCCGTGCCCGACGCTGCCACCGCAGCGGGCCCGGAGACTGAGTCCGAGGAGCCCATCAAGCAGCGGAAGAACGGCCTGTACCCGGGCGTCTCCGACGAGCTGGCCGAGAACATGCAGTCCGGCTGGGCCGACACGGAACTGCGTGACCTGAAGCCGATCGCGCAGGCCGCCGAGACCGCGCGCCGCCGCGCCGCGCTCTCCGCCCGCTTCCCGGGCGAGCGCCTGGTAGTCCCGGCGGGCAACCTGAAGACCCGCTCGAACGACACCGAGTACTCCTTCCGCTCCTCCGTCGAGTACGCCTACCTCACCGGCAACCAGACCGAGGACAGCGTCCTGGTCCTGGAGCCCACCCCGGACGGCCACCAGGAGACGATCTACCTCCTGCCCCGCTCGAACCGCGAGAACGGCGAGTTCTGGCTCTCCGGCCAGGGCGAGCTGTGGGTCGGCCGCCGCCACTCCCTCACCGAGTCCGAGGCGCTCTACGGCATCCCGGCCGCCGACGTGCGCGAGCTGGCGGAGAAGCTGAAGGAGGCCACCGGTCCGGTCCGCGTGGTGCGCGGCCACGACGCCGGTATCGAGGCCGCGCTGACCGACAAGGTCACGGCCGAGCGCGACGAGGAGCTGCGCGTCTTCCTCTCCGAGGCCCGGCTGGTCAAGGACGACTTCGAGATCGGCGAGCTGCAGAAGGCCGTCGACTCGACGGTCCGCGGCTTCGAGGACGTGGTCAAGGTCCTGGACAAGGCGGAAGCCACGTCCGAGCGCTACATCGAGGGCACGTTCTTCCTCCGCGCGCGCGTGGAGGGCAACGACATCGGCTACGGCTCCATCTGCGCCGCCGGTCCGCACGCCTGCACCCTGCACTGGGTCCGCAACGACGGCCCGGTCCGCTCCGGTGACCTGCTCCTGCTCGACGCCGGTGTGGAGACCCACACGCTGTACACCGCCGACGTCACGCGCACGCTGCCGATCAACGGCACGTACAGCGAGATCCAGAAGAAGATCTACGACGCCGTCTACGAGGCCCAGGAGGCCGGTATCGCGGCCGTGAAGCCGGGCGCCAAGTACCGCGACTTCCACGACGCCGCCCAGCGCGTGCTCGCCGCGAAGCTCGTCGAGTGGGGCCTGGTCGAGGGCCCGGTCGAGCGCGTTCTGGAGCTGGGCCTGCAGCGCCGCTGGACCCTGCACGGCACCGGTCACATGCTCGGCATGGACGTCCACGACTGCGCCGCCGCGCGCACCGAGACCTACGTCGACGGCACGCTGGAGCCGGGCATGGTCCTCACCGTCGAGCCGGGCCTGTACTTCCAGGCCGACGACCTGACGGTGCCGCGGGAGTACCGGGGCATCGGCGTCCGGATCGAGGACGACATCCTGGTGACCGGGGACGGCAACCGAAACCTTTCGGCCGGGCTGCCGCGCCGGTCCGACGAGGTCGAGGCGTGGATGGCCGCGCTGAAGGGCTGA
- a CDS encoding bifunctional DNA primase/polymerase translates to MATTDRQATTLALAHALSAAERGLAVIPLSRTKLPALRSPHHDDPDPAGSRCHGACGRLGHGVYDASTDPVRIREMFTAAPWATGYGIACGLPPYHLIGVDLDTKTGTDSSAALRELALRHLFTIPETVVVRTPSGGRHLWLTGPPDVVVPNSAGRLAPGIDIRGAGGYLVGPGSRTDHGVYTTAPGTTHLAPAACPPSLLRLLLPPPRGPHPAPAVPGDHGRGLIQFVLSAHEGQRNTRLFWAACRAYENGLGPALSEALTEAALNTGLTEREARATIASAARMTGHRR, encoded by the coding sequence ATGGCCACCACCGACCGGCAGGCCACGACCCTGGCCCTCGCACACGCGCTGTCAGCCGCCGAACGCGGCCTGGCCGTCATCCCGCTGTCCCGGACGAAGCTCCCGGCCCTGCGCTCCCCCCACCACGACGACCCCGACCCGGCCGGCTCGCGCTGCCACGGCGCGTGCGGCCGCCTCGGTCACGGCGTCTACGACGCCTCGACCGACCCCGTCCGCATCCGCGAGATGTTCACCGCCGCCCCCTGGGCCACCGGCTACGGCATCGCCTGCGGACTGCCCCCGTACCACCTGATCGGTGTCGACCTGGACACCAAGACCGGCACGGACTCCTCGGCCGCCCTGCGCGAACTGGCCCTGCGCCACCTGTTCACCATCCCGGAGACGGTCGTCGTCCGGACCCCGAGCGGCGGGCGCCATCTGTGGCTCACCGGCCCGCCGGACGTCGTCGTACCGAACTCGGCCGGCCGCCTCGCCCCCGGCATCGACATCCGGGGCGCCGGCGGCTATCTCGTGGGCCCCGGCTCGCGCACCGACCACGGCGTCTACACCACCGCGCCCGGCACCACACACCTCGCCCCCGCCGCCTGCCCGCCGTCCCTCCTGCGCCTGCTGCTGCCCCCGCCCCGCGGCCCGCACCCGGCCCCGGCCGTCCCCGGCGACCACGGCCGCGGCCTGATCCAGTTCGTCCTCTCCGCCCACGAGGGCCAGCGCAACACCCGCCTGTTCTGGGCCGCCTGCCGCGCCTACGAGAACGGCCTCGGCCCCGCCCTGAGCGAGGCCCTGACCGAGGCGGCCCTCAACACCGGCCTGACGGAACGCGAGGCCCGCGCGACGATCGCCTCGGCGGCCCGGATGACAGGACACCGGCGGTGA
- a CDS encoding glycerophosphodiester phosphodiesterase: protein MTHAPQRSLQVVAHRGASEDAPEHTLAAYRKAIEDGADALECDVRLTADGHLVCVHDRRVNRTSNGRGAVSALELADLAALDFGSWKTREAWRGRDEEPDWEHRPEDREETSVLTLERLLELVSDAGRRVELAIETKHPTRWAGQVEERLLTLLKRFGLDAPASAAESPVRIMSFSARSLHRVRAAAPTLPTVYLVQFLTPRLRDGRLPAGVRIAGPSIRIVRSNPAYVERLKRAGHQVHVWTVNDPEDVDLCVDLGIDAIITNRPRAVLRRLGRV from the coding sequence GTGACCCACGCACCACAACGCTCCCTCCAGGTCGTCGCCCACCGGGGCGCCTCCGAAGACGCGCCCGAACACACCCTGGCTGCCTACCGGAAGGCGATCGAGGACGGCGCCGACGCCCTCGAGTGCGACGTACGGCTGACCGCCGACGGCCATCTGGTCTGCGTCCACGACCGGCGCGTGAACCGTACCTCCAACGGCCGCGGCGCCGTCTCCGCGCTGGAGCTGGCCGATCTCGCCGCGCTCGACTTCGGCTCCTGGAAGACGCGCGAGGCGTGGCGCGGGCGGGACGAGGAGCCCGACTGGGAACACCGCCCGGAGGACCGCGAGGAGACCTCCGTCCTCACCCTGGAGCGCCTGCTGGAGCTGGTCTCGGACGCCGGGCGGCGGGTGGAGCTGGCCATCGAGACCAAGCACCCCACACGCTGGGCCGGCCAGGTCGAGGAGCGGCTGCTGACGCTGCTGAAGCGGTTCGGCCTGGACGCGCCGGCCTCCGCCGCCGAGTCCCCCGTGCGGATCATGAGTTTCTCGGCGCGTTCGCTGCACCGCGTGCGTGCCGCCGCGCCGACCCTGCCGACGGTCTATCTGGTGCAGTTCCTCACGCCGCGGCTGCGCGACGGACGGCTGCCCGCGGGCGTGCGGATCGCGGGCCCCTCGATCCGCATCGTGCGCAGCAACCCCGCATACGTGGAACGGCTGAAACGGGCCGGTCACCAGGTGCACGTGTGGACCGTGAACGACCCCGAGGACGTCGACCTCTGCGTGGATCTGGGCATCGACGCGATCATCACCAACCGCCCGCGCGCGGTACTGCGCCGATTGGGCCGGGTGTGA
- a CDS encoding DUF5926 family protein, with product MAKKRPQTKAKPQITDGEIPVVGAREPCPCGSGRRYKACHGRAAAHAVTELVHRPFEGITGECDWVALRELVPAATVELTLKGGLPEGVPSVMLATVLPMAWPALRRDDGTVLLGLQNDTASGDISRDLADTLVRALEAQPGTPVQGRRAPADGPRLQDLLDADAPFEPVVHSGFEFWVPDAENASPDVTASLERANAAAIPTAKLAGVDAAYWCETPEKNHLRWVMPHPEEQLLDALARLHAAGRSSLGEGTRLVGSFRAHGLTVPVWDLPSGMSAEDVEKPAAEFAERLAAALAATEPLTADERRARGGLTNRQVTLS from the coding sequence ATGGCCAAGAAGCGACCCCAGACGAAGGCCAAGCCACAGATCACGGACGGAGAGATCCCGGTTGTCGGCGCCCGCGAGCCCTGCCCCTGCGGCAGCGGCCGGCGCTACAAGGCCTGCCACGGCCGGGCCGCCGCGCACGCGGTGACCGAGTTGGTGCACCGCCCGTTCGAGGGCATCACGGGAGAGTGCGACTGGGTGGCACTGCGCGAGCTGGTGCCCGCCGCAACGGTCGAGCTGACCCTCAAGGGCGGCCTGCCCGAGGGCGTCCCGTCGGTCATGCTCGCCACGGTGCTGCCGATGGCCTGGCCGGCGCTGCGCCGTGACGACGGCACGGTGCTGCTCGGCCTGCAGAACGACACGGCGTCCGGTGACATCAGCCGCGACCTCGCCGACACGCTCGTGCGCGCACTGGAGGCACAGCCGGGCACGCCCGTGCAGGGCCGCCGCGCTCCCGCCGACGGCCCCCGGCTGCAGGACCTGCTCGACGCCGACGCGCCGTTCGAGCCGGTCGTGCACAGCGGCTTCGAGTTCTGGGTGCCGGACGCGGAGAACGCCTCGCCGGACGTGACCGCCTCCCTGGAGCGGGCCAACGCCGCCGCCATCCCCACGGCGAAGCTGGCCGGTGTGGACGCGGCGTACTGGTGCGAGACCCCGGAGAAGAACCACCTGCGCTGGGTGATGCCGCACCCCGAGGAGCAGCTTCTGGACGCTCTCGCGCGGCTGCACGCCGCGGGGCGCTCGAGCCTCGGCGAGGGCACCCGTCTCGTGGGCTCCTTCCGTGCTCACGGGCTCACGGTGCCGGTCTGGGACCTGCCGAGCGGCATGTCCGCCGAGGACGTGGAGAAGCCGGCCGCCGAGTTCGCCGAGCGTCTCGCCGCCGCTCTCGCCGCCACCGAGCCGCTCACGGCGGACGAGCGCCGGGCCCGCGGCGGCCTGACCAACCGGCAGGTCACGCTCAGCTGA